A region of Desulforamulus hydrothermalis Lam5 = DSM 18033 DNA encodes the following proteins:
- a CDS encoding ArsR/SmtB family transcription factor — MSQERCQEYCVHKEKIDGLKPVMQDAAKLAPLFKALSDETRVKIIYALAQQELCVCDIAELTGCTLPAVSHHLRLLRTMGLARCRKEGKFIYYTIDDHHVWQIINAAFEHMKEARHHE; from the coding sequence GTGTCCCAGGAAAGATGTCAAGAATACTGTGTGCATAAGGAAAAAATTGACGGTTTAAAACCGGTTATGCAGGATGCAGCCAAGCTGGCTCCCCTGTTTAAAGCTTTATCCGATGAAACCAGGGTAAAAATCATTTATGCTCTGGCCCAGCAAGAGTTATGTGTATGCGATATAGCCGAATTAACCGGCTGTACCCTGCCGGCTGTTTCGCATCACTTGCGCCTGTTAAGAACCATGGGGCTGGCCCGCTGCCGAAAAGAGGGAAAATTTATATATTACACTATTGATGATCACCATGTTTGGCAAATTATCAACGCTGCCTTCGAGCATATGAAGGAGGCGAGGCACCATGAATAA